From Ovis aries strain OAR_USU_Benz2616 breed Rambouillet chromosome 21, ARS-UI_Ramb_v3.0, whole genome shotgun sequence, a single genomic window includes:
- the RNH1 gene encoding ribonuclease inhibitor isoform X1, producing MSDRFLLEDESLGLHSLGCRARPWQKRNPTRLPSPPRVPPAPCASPPYCVAPGNPSLHTMKLDIQCEQLSDARWTELLPLIQQYEVVRLDDCGLTEVRCKDIGSALQANPSLTELSLRTNELGDGGVLLVLQGLQSPTCKIQKLSLQNCCLTEAGCRVLPGALRSLPSLRELHLSDNPLGDAGLRLLCEGLLDPQCRLEKLQLEYCNLTAASCEPLAAVLRATRDLKELVVSNNDIGEAGVQVLCRGLAESACQLETLKLENCGLTAANCKDLCGIVASQASLKDLDLGSNRLGDAGLAELCPGLLSPSSQLRTLWLWECDLSVSGCRDLCRILQAKETLKELSLAGNGLGDEGAQLLCESLLQPGCQLESLWVKSCGFTAACCQHFGSVLTQNKRLLELQLSSNPLGDAGVHVLCQALGQPGTVLRVLWVGDCELTNSSCGGLASLLLASRSLRELDLSNNGLGDPGVLQLLGSLEQPACGLEQLVLYDIYWTEAVDERLRAVEESKPGLRIIS from the exons GAAACCCTTCACTTCACACCATGAAGCTGGACATCCAGTGTGAGCAGCTGAGCGACGCCCGCTGGACGGAGCTGCTGCCTCTGATCCAGCAGTACGAGGTGGTCAG GCTGGACGACTGTGGCCTCACGGAGGTGCGCTGCAAGGACATCGGGTCCGCGCTGCAGGCCAACCCGTCCCTGACGGAGCTCAGCCTGCGCACCAATGAACTGGGCGATGGCGGCGTGCTCCTGGTCCTCCAGGGCCTGCAGAGCCCCACCTGCAAGATCCAGAAGCTCAG cctccagaactgctgCCTGACGGAGGCTGGCTGCAGGGTCCTGCCGGGCGCGCTGCGCTCCCTGCCCAGCCTGCGCGAGCTGCACCTCAGCGACAACCCACTGGGGGATGCCGGCCTGCGGCTGCTCTGTGAGGGGCTCCTGGACCCCCAGTGCCGCCTGGAGAAGCTGCA GCTGGAGTACTGCAACCTAACGGCCGCCAGTTGCGAGCCCCTGGCTGCGGTGCTCAGGGCCACGCGGGACCTGAAGGAGCTCGTGGTGAGCAACAATGACATTGGCGAGGCTGGCGTCCAGGTGCTGTGCCGGGGCCTGGCAGAGTCCGCTTGCCAGCTGGAGACGCTCAA ATTGGAGAACTGTGGCCTCACGGCGGCCAACTGCAAGGACCTGTGTGGGATCGTGGCCTCCCAGGCCTCACTGAAGGACCTGGACCTGGGCAGCAACCGGCTGGGCGACGCAGGCCTGGCAGAGCTGTGCCCCGGCCTGCTGAGCCCCAGCTCCCAGCTCAGGACCCTGTG GCTCTGGGAGTGCGACCTCAGCGTCAGCGGCTGCAGAGACCTCTGCCGCATCCTCCAGGCCAAGGAGACTCTGAAAGAGCTGAGCCTGGCGGGCAACGGCCTGGGGGACGAGGGTGCCCAGCTGCTGTGCGAGAGCCTGCTGCAGCCCGGCTGCCAGCTGGAGTCCCTGTG GGTGAAGTCCTGCGGGTTCACGGCCGCCTGCTGCCAGCACTTCGGTTCCGTGCTGACCCAGAACAAGCGCCTCTTGGAGCTGCAGCTGAGCAGCAACCCGCTGGGCGACGCGGGCGTCCACGtgctgtgccaggccctgggccagcCGGGCACTGTGCTGCGGGTGCTCTG GGTGGGCGACTGTGAGCTGACAAACAGCAGCTGTGGCGGCCTGGCCTCACTCCTGCTGGCCAGCCGCAGCCTGCGGGAGCTGGACCTGAGCAACAACGGCCTGGGCGACCCTGGCGTCCTGCAGCTGCTGGGCAGCCTGGAGCAGCCTGCCTGCGGCCTGGAGCAGCTGGT CCTGTATGACATCTACTGGACCGAGGCGGTGGATGAGCGCCTGCGGGCCGTGGAGGAGAGCAAGCCTGGCCTGCGCATCATCTCCTAA
- the RNH1 gene encoding ribonuclease inhibitor isoform X3, producing the protein MHFISRDKYRLLRSVPGNPSLHTMKLDIQCEQLSDARWTELLPLIQQYEVVRLDDCGLTEVRCKDIGSALQANPSLTELSLRTNELGDGGVLLVLQGLQSPTCKIQKLSLQNCCLTEAGCRVLPGALRSLPSLRELHLSDNPLGDAGLRLLCEGLLDPQCRLEKLQLEYCNLTAASCEPLAAVLRATRDLKELVVSNNDIGEAGVQVLCRGLAESACQLETLKLENCGLTAANCKDLCGIVASQASLKDLDLGSNRLGDAGLAELCPGLLSPSSQLRTLWLWECDLSVSGCRDLCRILQAKETLKELSLAGNGLGDEGAQLLCESLLQPGCQLESLWVKSCGFTAACCQHFGSVLTQNKRLLELQLSSNPLGDAGVHVLCQALGQPGTVLRVLWVGDCELTNSSCGGLASLLLASRSLRELDLSNNGLGDPGVLQLLGSLEQPACGLEQLVLYDIYWTEAVDERLRAVEESKPGLRIIS; encoded by the exons GAAACCCTTCACTTCACACCATGAAGCTGGACATCCAGTGTGAGCAGCTGAGCGACGCCCGCTGGACGGAGCTGCTGCCTCTGATCCAGCAGTACGAGGTGGTCAG GCTGGACGACTGTGGCCTCACGGAGGTGCGCTGCAAGGACATCGGGTCCGCGCTGCAGGCCAACCCGTCCCTGACGGAGCTCAGCCTGCGCACCAATGAACTGGGCGATGGCGGCGTGCTCCTGGTCCTCCAGGGCCTGCAGAGCCCCACCTGCAAGATCCAGAAGCTCAG cctccagaactgctgCCTGACGGAGGCTGGCTGCAGGGTCCTGCCGGGCGCGCTGCGCTCCCTGCCCAGCCTGCGCGAGCTGCACCTCAGCGACAACCCACTGGGGGATGCCGGCCTGCGGCTGCTCTGTGAGGGGCTCCTGGACCCCCAGTGCCGCCTGGAGAAGCTGCA GCTGGAGTACTGCAACCTAACGGCCGCCAGTTGCGAGCCCCTGGCTGCGGTGCTCAGGGCCACGCGGGACCTGAAGGAGCTCGTGGTGAGCAACAATGACATTGGCGAGGCTGGCGTCCAGGTGCTGTGCCGGGGCCTGGCAGAGTCCGCTTGCCAGCTGGAGACGCTCAA ATTGGAGAACTGTGGCCTCACGGCGGCCAACTGCAAGGACCTGTGTGGGATCGTGGCCTCCCAGGCCTCACTGAAGGACCTGGACCTGGGCAGCAACCGGCTGGGCGACGCAGGCCTGGCAGAGCTGTGCCCCGGCCTGCTGAGCCCCAGCTCCCAGCTCAGGACCCTGTG GCTCTGGGAGTGCGACCTCAGCGTCAGCGGCTGCAGAGACCTCTGCCGCATCCTCCAGGCCAAGGAGACTCTGAAAGAGCTGAGCCTGGCGGGCAACGGCCTGGGGGACGAGGGTGCCCAGCTGCTGTGCGAGAGCCTGCTGCAGCCCGGCTGCCAGCTGGAGTCCCTGTG GGTGAAGTCCTGCGGGTTCACGGCCGCCTGCTGCCAGCACTTCGGTTCCGTGCTGACCCAGAACAAGCGCCTCTTGGAGCTGCAGCTGAGCAGCAACCCGCTGGGCGACGCGGGCGTCCACGtgctgtgccaggccctgggccagcCGGGCACTGTGCTGCGGGTGCTCTG GGTGGGCGACTGTGAGCTGACAAACAGCAGCTGTGGCGGCCTGGCCTCACTCCTGCTGGCCAGCCGCAGCCTGCGGGAGCTGGACCTGAGCAACAACGGCCTGGGCGACCCTGGCGTCCTGCAGCTGCTGGGCAGCCTGGAGCAGCCTGCCTGCGGCCTGGAGCAGCTGGT CCTGTATGACATCTACTGGACCGAGGCGGTGGATGAGCGCCTGCGGGCCGTGGAGGAGAGCAAGCCTGGCCTGCGCATCATCTCCTAA
- the RNH1 gene encoding ribonuclease inhibitor isoform X2: MRGLRRAWKAAAALGGPARAAARPRSLPPPAPRRGNPSLHTMKLDIQCEQLSDARWTELLPLIQQYEVVRLDDCGLTEVRCKDIGSALQANPSLTELSLRTNELGDGGVLLVLQGLQSPTCKIQKLSLQNCCLTEAGCRVLPGALRSLPSLRELHLSDNPLGDAGLRLLCEGLLDPQCRLEKLQLEYCNLTAASCEPLAAVLRATRDLKELVVSNNDIGEAGVQVLCRGLAESACQLETLKLENCGLTAANCKDLCGIVASQASLKDLDLGSNRLGDAGLAELCPGLLSPSSQLRTLWLWECDLSVSGCRDLCRILQAKETLKELSLAGNGLGDEGAQLLCESLLQPGCQLESLWVKSCGFTAACCQHFGSVLTQNKRLLELQLSSNPLGDAGVHVLCQALGQPGTVLRVLWVGDCELTNSSCGGLASLLLASRSLRELDLSNNGLGDPGVLQLLGSLEQPACGLEQLVLYDIYWTEAVDERLRAVEESKPGLRIIS, encoded by the exons GAAACCCTTCACTTCACACCATGAAGCTGGACATCCAGTGTGAGCAGCTGAGCGACGCCCGCTGGACGGAGCTGCTGCCTCTGATCCAGCAGTACGAGGTGGTCAG GCTGGACGACTGTGGCCTCACGGAGGTGCGCTGCAAGGACATCGGGTCCGCGCTGCAGGCCAACCCGTCCCTGACGGAGCTCAGCCTGCGCACCAATGAACTGGGCGATGGCGGCGTGCTCCTGGTCCTCCAGGGCCTGCAGAGCCCCACCTGCAAGATCCAGAAGCTCAG cctccagaactgctgCCTGACGGAGGCTGGCTGCAGGGTCCTGCCGGGCGCGCTGCGCTCCCTGCCCAGCCTGCGCGAGCTGCACCTCAGCGACAACCCACTGGGGGATGCCGGCCTGCGGCTGCTCTGTGAGGGGCTCCTGGACCCCCAGTGCCGCCTGGAGAAGCTGCA GCTGGAGTACTGCAACCTAACGGCCGCCAGTTGCGAGCCCCTGGCTGCGGTGCTCAGGGCCACGCGGGACCTGAAGGAGCTCGTGGTGAGCAACAATGACATTGGCGAGGCTGGCGTCCAGGTGCTGTGCCGGGGCCTGGCAGAGTCCGCTTGCCAGCTGGAGACGCTCAA ATTGGAGAACTGTGGCCTCACGGCGGCCAACTGCAAGGACCTGTGTGGGATCGTGGCCTCCCAGGCCTCACTGAAGGACCTGGACCTGGGCAGCAACCGGCTGGGCGACGCAGGCCTGGCAGAGCTGTGCCCCGGCCTGCTGAGCCCCAGCTCCCAGCTCAGGACCCTGTG GCTCTGGGAGTGCGACCTCAGCGTCAGCGGCTGCAGAGACCTCTGCCGCATCCTCCAGGCCAAGGAGACTCTGAAAGAGCTGAGCCTGGCGGGCAACGGCCTGGGGGACGAGGGTGCCCAGCTGCTGTGCGAGAGCCTGCTGCAGCCCGGCTGCCAGCTGGAGTCCCTGTG GGTGAAGTCCTGCGGGTTCACGGCCGCCTGCTGCCAGCACTTCGGTTCCGTGCTGACCCAGAACAAGCGCCTCTTGGAGCTGCAGCTGAGCAGCAACCCGCTGGGCGACGCGGGCGTCCACGtgctgtgccaggccctgggccagcCGGGCACTGTGCTGCGGGTGCTCTG GGTGGGCGACTGTGAGCTGACAAACAGCAGCTGTGGCGGCCTGGCCTCACTCCTGCTGGCCAGCCGCAGCCTGCGGGAGCTGGACCTGAGCAACAACGGCCTGGGCGACCCTGGCGTCCTGCAGCTGCTGGGCAGCCTGGAGCAGCCTGCCTGCGGCCTGGAGCAGCTGGT CCTGTATGACATCTACTGGACCGAGGCGGTGGATGAGCGCCTGCGGGCCGTGGAGGAGAGCAAGCCTGGCCTGCGCATCATCTCCTAA
- the RNH1 gene encoding ribonuclease inhibitor isoform X4: MKLDIQCEQLSDARWTELLPLIQQYEVVRLDDCGLTEVRCKDIGSALQANPSLTELSLRTNELGDGGVLLVLQGLQSPTCKIQKLSLQNCCLTEAGCRVLPGALRSLPSLRELHLSDNPLGDAGLRLLCEGLLDPQCRLEKLQLEYCNLTAASCEPLAAVLRATRDLKELVVSNNDIGEAGVQVLCRGLAESACQLETLKLENCGLTAANCKDLCGIVASQASLKDLDLGSNRLGDAGLAELCPGLLSPSSQLRTLWLWECDLSVSGCRDLCRILQAKETLKELSLAGNGLGDEGAQLLCESLLQPGCQLESLWVKSCGFTAACCQHFGSVLTQNKRLLELQLSSNPLGDAGVHVLCQALGQPGTVLRVLWVGDCELTNSSCGGLASLLLASRSLRELDLSNNGLGDPGVLQLLGSLEQPACGLEQLVLYDIYWTEAVDERLRAVEESKPGLRIIS; the protein is encoded by the exons ATGAAGCTGGACATCCAGTGTGAGCAGCTGAGCGACGCCCGCTGGACGGAGCTGCTGCCTCTGATCCAGCAGTACGAGGTGGTCAG GCTGGACGACTGTGGCCTCACGGAGGTGCGCTGCAAGGACATCGGGTCCGCGCTGCAGGCCAACCCGTCCCTGACGGAGCTCAGCCTGCGCACCAATGAACTGGGCGATGGCGGCGTGCTCCTGGTCCTCCAGGGCCTGCAGAGCCCCACCTGCAAGATCCAGAAGCTCAG cctccagaactgctgCCTGACGGAGGCTGGCTGCAGGGTCCTGCCGGGCGCGCTGCGCTCCCTGCCCAGCCTGCGCGAGCTGCACCTCAGCGACAACCCACTGGGGGATGCCGGCCTGCGGCTGCTCTGTGAGGGGCTCCTGGACCCCCAGTGCCGCCTGGAGAAGCTGCA GCTGGAGTACTGCAACCTAACGGCCGCCAGTTGCGAGCCCCTGGCTGCGGTGCTCAGGGCCACGCGGGACCTGAAGGAGCTCGTGGTGAGCAACAATGACATTGGCGAGGCTGGCGTCCAGGTGCTGTGCCGGGGCCTGGCAGAGTCCGCTTGCCAGCTGGAGACGCTCAA ATTGGAGAACTGTGGCCTCACGGCGGCCAACTGCAAGGACCTGTGTGGGATCGTGGCCTCCCAGGCCTCACTGAAGGACCTGGACCTGGGCAGCAACCGGCTGGGCGACGCAGGCCTGGCAGAGCTGTGCCCCGGCCTGCTGAGCCCCAGCTCCCAGCTCAGGACCCTGTG GCTCTGGGAGTGCGACCTCAGCGTCAGCGGCTGCAGAGACCTCTGCCGCATCCTCCAGGCCAAGGAGACTCTGAAAGAGCTGAGCCTGGCGGGCAACGGCCTGGGGGACGAGGGTGCCCAGCTGCTGTGCGAGAGCCTGCTGCAGCCCGGCTGCCAGCTGGAGTCCCTGTG GGTGAAGTCCTGCGGGTTCACGGCCGCCTGCTGCCAGCACTTCGGTTCCGTGCTGACCCAGAACAAGCGCCTCTTGGAGCTGCAGCTGAGCAGCAACCCGCTGGGCGACGCGGGCGTCCACGtgctgtgccaggccctgggccagcCGGGCACTGTGCTGCGGGTGCTCTG GGTGGGCGACTGTGAGCTGACAAACAGCAGCTGTGGCGGCCTGGCCTCACTCCTGCTGGCCAGCCGCAGCCTGCGGGAGCTGGACCTGAGCAACAACGGCCTGGGCGACCCTGGCGTCCTGCAGCTGCTGGGCAGCCTGGAGCAGCCTGCCTGCGGCCTGGAGCAGCTGGT CCTGTATGACATCTACTGGACCGAGGCGGTGGATGAGCGCCTGCGGGCCGTGGAGGAGAGCAAGCCTGGCCTGCGCATCATCTCCTAA